One genomic window of Prochlorococcus marinus str. NATL2A includes the following:
- a CDS encoding DUF4214 domain-containing protein, whose product MTEAIYSSGALTTTTALGPFTKSVEVYGIKIAGLKEAGGNAAVGDEFIRKVAQTTKLLLDPNGANVNSTKQQQAIEHLKKINTLQRIGVEEMDSYSPPLINKNYSGWDSTNDKHNATDFIWQHNLPGDAIKTSNEQITEVLEHLLHTLVRFALPGAYPDQFIFIEDRTAYQNFDEEDNEFQWSGLLYEAAQEAIKTGVFDATDYEHVGKNSFDYWKMVTVEYQYALTFAEWGFNPKYSGSMDPEWSDSHLTPESIKKDNPLGHQLYEDYISKVLTKPSSEKLESMFQINNQGLSGYQPDILTTKDYSGAFHEYTFINQGNNKYGIKLDSSSTIDSLTGLSTVKFSDTSIDINKDVIGTFNQVTGLNTDSGEMFRLYNAAFARFPDADGLKYWIDQFSSGKNTRRVVAQSFLGSAEFTEKYGSNVSDETYVNNLYKNVLGRDADAEGLNYWVGNLSSGIETRYEALLGFAESAENKALFTELTGFG is encoded by the coding sequence TTGACTGAAGCTATATATTCCAGTGGGGCACTTACTACAACCACAGCACTAGGTCCATTTACTAAATCTGTAGAAGTCTATGGTATAAAAATTGCTGGTCTAAAAGAAGCAGGGGGAAATGCTGCGGTAGGAGATGAATTCATACGTAAAGTAGCCCAAACAACCAAGCTGCTTCTAGACCCTAATGGAGCCAATGTAAATTCAACAAAACAGCAACAAGCAATTGAGCATTTAAAAAAGATTAATACTCTCCAAAGAATTGGTGTAGAAGAAATGGATTCTTATAGTCCACCTTTAATTAATAAAAACTACTCAGGTTGGGATAGTACTAATGATAAACACAATGCGACTGATTTTATCTGGCAACACAATCTTCCAGGGGATGCAATCAAAACATCTAATGAACAAATCACCGAAGTCCTAGAACATCTTCTTCATACACTAGTTAGATTTGCTTTACCGGGTGCTTACCCTGATCAATTTATATTTATTGAAGATAGAACTGCGTATCAAAATTTTGATGAGGAAGATAATGAATTTCAATGGAGTGGTTTACTTTATGAGGCTGCTCAAGAAGCTATTAAAACAGGTGTATTTGATGCAACTGATTATGAACATGTAGGTAAAAATAGTTTCGATTACTGGAAAATGGTCACAGTTGAATATCAATATGCACTTACTTTCGCAGAATGGGGATTTAATCCAAAATACTCTGGGAGTATGGACCCTGAATGGTCTGACTCCCATTTAACTCCTGAATCAATCAAAAAAGATAATCCTCTAGGCCATCAATTATATGAAGATTACATAAGTAAAGTATTAACAAAACCATCTAGTGAAAAACTAGAATCGATGTTTCAAATTAATAATCAAGGTCTTTCAGGCTATCAACCAGACATATTAACGACGAAAGACTATAGCGGGGCTTTTCATGAATACACTTTTATTAATCAAGGCAATAATAAATATGGAATCAAGTTAGATTCGTCTTCAACAATAGACTCTTTAACTGGTCTTTCCACAGTTAAGTTTTCAGATACGTCGATCGATATCAATAAAGATGTTATTGGTACATTCAATCAAGTCACAGGTTTAAACACCGACTCAGGTGAGATGTTCCGTCTCTATAACGCTGCCTTCGCACGCTTCCCTGACGCTGATGGATTGAAGTACTGGATTGATCAATTTAGTTCGGGGAAAAATACTAGACGTGTAGTTGCTCAATCATTTTTAGGTTCTGCAGAGTTCACTGAAAAATATGGAAGCAACGTCAGTGATGAGACGTACGTCAATAATCTCTATAAGAATGTGCTTGGAAGAGACGCTGATGCTGAAGGACTTAACTACTGGGTAGGTAACCTTAGTAGTGGAATTGAAACGCGCTATGAAGCGCTCCTAGGGTTTGCAGAATCAGCAGAGAACAAAGCGCTCTTTACTGAGCTGACTGGTTTTGGTTAA
- a CDS encoding DUF4214 domain-containing protein produces the protein MEGFKIGELSTNSFVHKELSRKYLIYIPKSYEGKKEVPLLLNFHPFGTSAEYQLGISDFRQLSEDKEFILVYPEGAELASGEPHWNPLKKDPTNKSNSDDINFINDLIDLISNNLNINSQKVYAVGYSNGADMAYGLATYLSSKISAIAAVSGSMYELMSTGDQPSHSTSVLNMTGTSDSIRPYEGIDGSLLAVDEALSYWKEINAIKSSPIIISETSNSEDVIISSYTTDNQILTVANYKIINGGHNWFNLNISGKDTNNIIWDFFENTRTSLKYPISNNSKSYSGAFNEYTFVNQGNNKYGIKLDSSSTIDSLTGLSTVKFSDTSIDINKDVIGTFNQVTGLNTDSGEMFRLYNAAFARFPDADGLKYWIDQFSSGKNTRRVVAQSFLGSAEFTEKYGSNVSDETYVNNLYKNVLGRDADAEGLNYWVGNLSSGIETRYEALLGFAESAENKALFTELTGFN, from the coding sequence ATGGAAGGATTCAAGATAGGGGAATTATCTACTAATTCATTTGTCCATAAAGAGTTGAGCAGAAAATATTTAATCTACATACCAAAATCATATGAAGGTAAAAAAGAGGTTCCGTTACTTCTTAACTTTCACCCATTTGGTACAAGTGCTGAATATCAACTTGGAATATCAGATTTCAGGCAATTATCTGAAGATAAAGAATTTATACTTGTATACCCTGAAGGAGCAGAATTAGCATCAGGAGAGCCACATTGGAACCCATTAAAAAAAGACCCTACAAACAAAAGTAATTCAGATGATATAAATTTTATAAATGATTTAATAGATCTGATTTCTAATAATCTAAATATTAATTCTCAAAAAGTTTATGCGGTTGGATATTCCAATGGAGCAGATATGGCATATGGATTAGCTACTTATCTAAGTTCAAAGATTTCCGCAATAGCAGCAGTCTCTGGCTCAATGTATGAACTAATGAGCACAGGAGACCAACCTTCTCATTCGACGTCTGTATTAAACATGACCGGCACTAGTGACTCAATTAGACCTTATGAGGGAATAGATGGATCACTACTCGCCGTAGACGAAGCTCTTTCATATTGGAAAGAAATAAATGCTATCAAAAGTAGTCCGATCATAATTTCAGAGACATCTAATAGTGAAGACGTCATAATTTCTAGTTACACCACTGACAATCAAATCTTGACAGTAGCAAATTACAAAATTATTAATGGAGGTCATAATTGGTTTAATTTAAATATTTCAGGGAAAGATACTAATAATATAATTTGGGACTTCTTTGAAAATACTAGAACCTCCCTGAAATATCCGATATCTAATAATTCAAAATCTTACAGTGGGGCTTTTAATGAATATACTTTTGTCAATCAAGGCAATAATAAATATGGAATCAAGTTAGATTCGTCTTCAACAATAGACTCTTTAACTGGTCTTTCCACAGTTAAGTTTTCAGATACGTCGATCGATATCAATAAAGATGTTATTGGTACATTCAATCAAGTCACAGGTTTAAACACCGACTCAGGTGAGATGTTCCGTCTCTATAACGCTGCCTTCGCACGCTTCCCTGACGCTGATGGATTGAAGTACTGGATTGATCAATTTAGTTCGGGGAAAAATACTAGACGTGTAGTTGCTCAATCATTTTTAGGTTCTGCAGAGTTCACTGAAAAATATGGAAGCAACGTCAGTGATGAGACGTACGTCAATAATCTCTATAAGAATGTGCTTGGAAGAGACGCTGATGCTGAAGGACTTAACTACTGGGTAGGTAACCTTAGTAGTGGAATTGAAACGCGCTATGAAGCGCTCCTAGGGTTTGCAGAATCAGCAGAGAACAAAGCGCTCTTTACTGAGCTGACTGGTTTTAATTAA
- the cynS gene encoding cyanase, with protein MSFPESTQLLLKAKKEKGLTFADIGILLGLDEVWVASLFYGQSTASDEEADKLLTTLGLGAELKEILTTPPVKGSLDPVIPTDPLIYRFYEIMQVYGMPMKDVIQEKFGDGIMSAIDFTINVDKVEDPKGDRVKVAMCGKFLPYKKW; from the coding sequence ATGTCATTTCCTGAATCAACTCAATTATTATTAAAAGCAAAAAAAGAAAAAGGATTAACCTTTGCAGATATTGGAATTCTATTAGGACTAGATGAAGTCTGGGTTGCTAGTCTTTTTTATGGACAATCAACTGCCAGTGATGAAGAGGCTGATAAATTATTAACTACTTTAGGACTTGGTGCGGAACTTAAAGAGATATTGACAACTCCACCAGTAAAAGGATCACTAGATCCAGTAATTCCCACCGATCCATTGATATATCGTTTTTATGAAATCATGCAAGTTTATGGCATGCCAATGAAAGACGTGATTCAAGAAAAGTTTGGTGATGGGATCATGAGTGCAATAGATTTTACAATCAATGTAGATAAAGTCGAAGATCCGAAAGGTGACAGAGTGAAGGTTGCAATGTGTGGGAAGTTTTTACCCTACAAGAAATGGTAG
- the ndk gene encoding nucleoside-diphosphate kinase, with protein MTLERTFVAIKPDGVQRGLIAEILGRFETKGFKLVGLKQLTPSKELAEKHYGVHKDRPFFSGLVDFITSGPVIAMVWEGEGVIASARKLIGATKPLEAEPGTIRGDLAVNIGRNVIHGSDGSDTAVFEINLWFQENELVDWNPSDQAWRVE; from the coding sequence ATGACTTTGGAAAGAACCTTTGTTGCTATCAAGCCAGATGGTGTGCAAAGAGGTTTAATCGCTGAAATACTTGGACGATTTGAAACTAAAGGATTCAAATTAGTTGGCTTAAAGCAACTAACACCAAGCAAAGAACTTGCTGAAAAACACTATGGTGTGCACAAAGATCGTCCTTTCTTTTCAGGTTTAGTTGATTTCATCACTAGTGGACCTGTTATAGCGATGGTTTGGGAAGGTGAAGGTGTTATTGCAAGTGCTAGAAAATTGATTGGCGCAACAAAGCCTCTTGAGGCAGAACCTGGAACTATTAGAGGTGATTTGGCTGTGAATATTGGTCGTAATGTCATTCATGGTTCTGATGGTTCTGATACGGCAGTTTTTGAAATTAACTTATGGTTCCAAGAAAATGAGCTTGTTGATTGGAATCCATCTGATCAAGCATGGAGAGTTGAATAA
- the thiO gene encoding glycine oxidase ThiO — MGVVNEKPLLILGGGLMGLAIAHELAKRGKQVEVLSRSRREAAGFVAAGMLAPHAEGLQGNLLNLGQSSLQRHSTWIENIETNSKMSCGLKTCGIVVPFESHKDCESYPTYKFGKKLNRNELLQEVPGLSEKWKLGLLFKQDGQIDNRRLLMRALEKACFELGVHFQEGVEVVEIMKDLNKFNGVKIKDINGNINHLKSEEAVLCCGAWSKQIFKTLPIFPVKGQMLSIQGPKQILKRIVFGPGIYLVPRDDGLIIVGATSEPEAGFQTGLTPNGQSELQKGIQSLIPELNQLPHMERWWGFRPCTPDEGPLLGMSSINGLWLATGHHRNGVLLSAITSELIGKSICSTPLSNEEDSLLSHFRWDRF; from the coding sequence ATGGGTGTCGTAAATGAAAAACCATTGTTAATCCTCGGAGGAGGATTAATGGGTCTTGCGATAGCCCATGAACTTGCTAAAAGAGGCAAACAAGTAGAAGTTTTAAGTAGAAGCAGACGTGAAGCAGCAGGCTTTGTTGCTGCTGGAATGCTCGCCCCTCACGCAGAAGGGCTTCAAGGCAATCTTCTAAATCTTGGTCAAAGTAGTCTTCAAAGGCACTCAACATGGATAGAAAACATTGAGACAAATAGCAAAATGTCATGTGGTCTCAAAACTTGCGGGATTGTTGTCCCATTTGAAAGCCACAAAGACTGTGAATCCTATCCAACATATAAATTTGGTAAAAAGCTAAACAGAAATGAGCTCCTTCAAGAAGTTCCTGGACTCTCAGAAAAATGGAAACTAGGTTTACTTTTTAAGCAAGACGGCCAAATCGATAATCGAAGACTTTTAATGAGAGCACTTGAAAAAGCTTGCTTTGAATTAGGTGTTCACTTTCAAGAAGGAGTTGAAGTGGTTGAAATAATGAAAGATCTAAACAAATTTAATGGGGTCAAAATCAAAGACATTAATGGAAATATCAATCATTTAAAAAGTGAAGAAGCAGTTCTCTGCTGCGGAGCCTGGAGCAAACAAATTTTTAAAACATTGCCTATTTTTCCTGTTAAAGGCCAGATGTTATCTATTCAGGGTCCAAAACAGATTCTTAAAAGAATTGTTTTTGGACCTGGCATTTACTTAGTGCCAAGAGATGACGGTCTAATAATCGTAGGGGCAACTAGTGAACCTGAGGCAGGCTTCCAGACAGGACTCACTCCAAATGGGCAAAGCGAGCTTCAAAAAGGAATTCAATCTCTTATTCCTGAACTTAATCAACTACCTCATATGGAGAGATGGTGGGGTTTTCGTCCATGCACACCCGACGAAGGCCCCTTACTGGGAATGTCATCAATTAATGGACTCTGGCTTGCTACTGGGCATCATCGCAATGGAGTTCTATTGTCAGCGATAACTTCAGAATTAATTGGAAAATCAATTTGCTCAACCCCATTAAGTAATGAGGAAGATAGTTTGTTGTCCCATTTCAGATGGGACAGATTTTAA
- the argJ gene encoding bifunctional glutamate N-acetyltransferase/amino-acid acetyltransferase ArgJ encodes MKNALLNLSLLTSSVWSPISGGITAPDGFLAAGISAGLKPSGKKDLALLYAPDGACCSGTFTQSVTRAYCVDLCIDRIKASEGKIRAVVINSGHANACTGSRGKIDSEMITHKLAQLLRLSSEEVLICSTGVIGEAIPVEKVNSHLDQLINSLDKEAYLDAANAILTTDLQVKQIAYQAVLGGRRISIGGMAKGSGMIHPSMATMLSYLTCDVGVDHVLWSDMIKRVAESSFNSITVDGDTSTNDTFLAFASGAELDPRYLSILEEGLHLTAQHLAKSIARDGEGANCLLEIKVEGASSDLDARAIARTIASSSLVKTAVHGSDPNWGRIIAALGRAGTSFNLNDVKLWIGPYEIFSNGTPLDFDRQIVSNFMKARLTGKYLIDDLISIRLRIGIGTGSATAWGCDLSDQYVRINADYTT; translated from the coding sequence GTGAAAAATGCTCTTCTGAATTTGAGTCTTTTGACATCTTCTGTATGGTCTCCAATATCTGGTGGTATTACTGCCCCTGATGGTTTTTTAGCAGCTGGCATTTCCGCAGGATTGAAGCCTTCTGGGAAGAAGGATCTTGCTTTGCTATATGCACCTGATGGTGCGTGTTGCAGTGGGACATTTACTCAATCAGTGACTCGTGCTTATTGCGTGGATCTTTGTATTGATCGAATCAAGGCATCTGAGGGAAAAATACGTGCTGTAGTTATCAACTCTGGACATGCAAATGCTTGTACAGGCAGTCGAGGCAAAATTGATAGTGAAATGATCACACATAAGCTTGCTCAACTCTTGAGACTATCTAGTGAAGAAGTTTTAATATGTTCTACCGGTGTAATTGGAGAAGCAATACCTGTTGAAAAGGTTAATAGTCATTTGGATCAACTTATAAATAGTTTAGATAAAGAGGCATATCTAGATGCAGCAAATGCAATTTTGACAACTGATCTTCAGGTAAAGCAAATTGCATATCAAGCAGTTTTAGGAGGAAGACGAATATCAATTGGAGGAATGGCTAAAGGTTCAGGTATGATTCATCCTTCAATGGCAACAATGTTGAGTTATCTCACCTGTGATGTAGGCGTAGATCATGTTTTGTGGTCAGATATGATAAAGCGTGTTGCAGAATCCTCTTTTAATTCCATTACAGTTGATGGAGATACGAGTACTAATGACACTTTTTTAGCTTTTGCTTCTGGAGCAGAATTAGATCCAAGATATTTATCAATTCTCGAAGAGGGACTTCATTTAACAGCTCAACACTTGGCTAAATCTATTGCAAGGGATGGAGAAGGGGCTAATTGTTTGCTTGAGATAAAGGTTGAAGGTGCTTCAAGTGATTTAGATGCTCGTGCAATAGCCCGTACAATTGCTTCATCTTCTCTGGTTAAAACTGCAGTCCATGGGTCCGATCCTAATTGGGGAAGAATTATTGCTGCACTTGGTCGTGCAGGCACTTCTTTTAATTTGAATGATGTTAAATTATGGATTGGACCTTATGAAATATTTTCTAATGGCACACCTTTGGACTTTGACAGACAAATAGTTAGTAACTTTATGAAAGCAAGATTAACAGGTAAATATTTGATCGATGATCTTATCAGTATCAGATTGAGGATAGGGATAGGAACAGGCTCGGCTACTGCTTGGGGATGTGATTTGTCTGATCAATATGTTCGTATAAATGCCGATTATACAACGTAA
- the gatB gene encoding Asp-tRNA(Asn)/Glu-tRNA(Gln) amidotransferase subunit GatB gives MSESNVSWEVVIGLETHVQLGTKSKIFTSASTTFGDDPNTHIDPVVCGLPGTLPVLNKKVLEYAVKAAMALNLNIASHSKFDRKQYFYPDLPKNYQISQFDEPIAEDGWIEVEVAEKGKETYVKKIGIERLHMEEDAGKLVHAGSDQLSGSTHSLVDYNRAGVALAEIVSKPDLRTGREAAEYAAEVRRIMRYLGVSDGNMQEGSLRCDVNISVRPTINDPFGTKVEIKNMNSFSAIQKACEYEIKRQIKAYESGEEVKQETRLWDEGKQLTKSMRSKEGSSDYRYFPDPDLGPIEVSNELKEKWRSELPELPAAKRNRYSTELGLSIYDARVLTDESSMATYFEKVVNEGGAAKSSANWITGDLAAYIKSNRLTFDQLHFQPSELAEMLKMIDTGEISGKIAKEILPELLSKGGSPKQLVQERGLGMIGDPKVIEEIIDQLILKHPNEVESFRSGKKKLLGFFVGQLMKETKGKADPKLANQILNKKLQA, from the coding sequence ATGTCAGAATCAAATGTTTCTTGGGAAGTTGTAATTGGATTAGAGACGCATGTGCAGTTGGGGACTAAGAGCAAAATATTTACTAGTGCATCAACAACCTTTGGTGACGATCCAAATACTCATATTGACCCAGTGGTTTGCGGATTGCCAGGCACCTTGCCAGTTCTAAATAAAAAGGTTCTGGAATATGCAGTAAAAGCAGCGATGGCTTTGAATTTAAATATTGCCTCTCACAGTAAATTTGATAGAAAGCAATATTTTTATCCCGACTTACCAAAAAATTATCAAATCTCTCAGTTTGATGAACCTATTGCAGAAGATGGTTGGATAGAAGTAGAAGTAGCTGAAAAAGGCAAAGAAACTTATGTCAAAAAAATAGGTATTGAAAGACTACATATGGAGGAGGATGCAGGAAAACTGGTGCACGCAGGTAGTGATCAATTGTCAGGTTCTACTCATTCTTTGGTTGATTACAACAGAGCAGGCGTAGCACTTGCAGAAATAGTAAGCAAACCTGATTTAAGAACAGGTAGAGAGGCTGCGGAGTATGCAGCTGAAGTTAGAAGAATTATGCGTTATTTGGGAGTATCTGATGGGAATATGCAGGAAGGTTCCTTGCGATGTGATGTGAATATTTCAGTCAGACCAACTATCAATGATCCATTTGGCACAAAAGTAGAAATAAAAAATATGAATTCATTTTCAGCTATTCAGAAAGCTTGTGAATATGAAATTAAGCGGCAAATTAAAGCTTATGAATCTGGAGAAGAAGTAAAACAAGAAACAAGGTTATGGGATGAAGGTAAGCAACTGACTAAAAGTATGAGATCCAAAGAAGGCAGTAGCGATTATCGTTATTTTCCCGATCCTGATCTAGGTCCGATAGAAGTAAGTAATGAGTTAAAAGAAAAATGGCGTTCAGAATTACCAGAATTGCCAGCTGCAAAAAGAAATAGATATTCAACAGAACTTGGCCTTTCTATTTATGATGCAAGAGTTTTGACTGATGAATCTTCAATGGCGACATATTTTGAAAAAGTTGTTAACGAAGGTGGAGCAGCTAAATCTTCAGCAAATTGGATAACTGGAGATCTAGCAGCCTATATTAAGTCAAATAGATTAACATTTGACCAATTACATTTTCAGCCGAGTGAATTAGCAGAAATGTTAAAAATGATTGATACTGGAGAAATAAGCGGCAAAATTGCCAAGGAAATTTTACCTGAACTATTAAGTAAAGGTGGTTCTCCAAAGCAATTAGTTCAAGAACGTGGTTTAGGTATGATTGGTGATCCTAAAGTTATTGAAGAAATTATCGATCAATTGATCCTTAAGCATCCAAATGAGGTTGAATCTTTTAGATCTGGGAAGAAGAAATTGTTAGGGTTTTTTGTTGGTCAATTAATGAAGGAAACAAAAGGAAAAGCAGATCCAAAACTCGCTAATCAAATATTAAATAAAAAATTACAAGCTTAG
- the coaE gene encoding dephospho-CoA kinase (Dephospho-CoA kinase (CoaE) performs the final step in coenzyme A biosynthesis.) translates to MIDQKQTNNLCLRWKGKQRRIGITGGIASGKTIIGDFLFQAKQWPILDADLYAHEALSAESEIVKKVWLRYGSKIIKNSSKNDQIINRKALAKIVFQNELEKKWLEGIIHPFVNKRIEEELEKSKSNSIVILIIPLLFEKNYTGLCSEICYIDCPRSMQLKRLQSRDNLSIKEANQRIDAQWANSLKKQFADHIINNSNDDETWKLQLKKLYKF, encoded by the coding sequence ATGATTGACCAAAAACAAACAAACAATCTTTGTCTTAGATGGAAAGGCAAGCAGAGAAGAATAGGAATCACTGGGGGTATCGCCAGTGGAAAAACAATCATTGGAGATTTTCTATTTCAAGCCAAGCAATGGCCTATTTTAGACGCTGACTTATACGCTCATGAAGCATTAAGTGCTGAAAGTGAAATAGTCAAAAAAGTCTGGTTGAGATATGGAAGTAAAATAATTAAAAATTCAAGTAAAAATGATCAAATTATTAATCGCAAAGCATTGGCCAAAATAGTTTTTCAAAATGAACTTGAAAAAAAATGGCTAGAGGGAATAATACATCCATTCGTCAACAAAAGAATTGAAGAAGAATTAGAAAAATCGAAATCAAATTCAATTGTAATTTTGATTATTCCACTCCTATTTGAAAAAAATTATACAGGGTTATGTAGTGAAATTTGTTACATAGATTGCCCTAGAAGCATGCAATTAAAGCGACTTCAGTCAAGAGATAATTTAAGTATTAAAGAAGCAAATCAAAGAATTGATGCTCAATGGGCAAACTCTTTGAAAAAACAATTTGCAGATCACATCATTAATAACTCTAATGATGATGAGACATGGAAATTACAATTAAAAAAATTATATAAATTCTAA
- a CDS encoding DUF4214 domain-containing protein: MVKSWIIDGLVFEEDIVYGLGTPQSNKVFESSDTDKVYTVADVKFELSNNSIIQSQNTEYISSDESIQDANRQIFLGTFGYDQNGLFNSGKISSKSAWDWEKTTYQQTGLVKESEDMYGYLSNNAISIENAGTEIGWFTAQSLIGNPGGSIEHLVANVKTTNGVYSEISTHKMEDFNQYRVSTYYEDNWYLNPISKSIINNPTIGADLTWNFGSSRYHLFKTSKTWSEAQTAAESLGGKLVEVETKAENDQLFSKVSGQITTAEFANTSGSDGGGAAYIWLGGSDGDTTSTQTSSEWNWKWSNSNVEISKSREEWGTGWGGTEPDDSQGFQHRLALGLEDWSRSNPGKYGSAGQWNDVSADNKLFYVVEVPTTNKSYAFKSSDYTFYDLGDDRYGIKTATGIDELTGVSSLSFADKDLSVLDDLKGTFDQVTGKDDVTGKTFRLYNAAFARFPDASGLEYWIRQRSSGANSERVVAQSFLGSAEFIELYGEDVSHANYVNNLYKNVLGREADTAGLNYWVGNLTNGIEERHEALLGFSESAENKGLFSEMTGLY, translated from the coding sequence GTGGTTAAATCTTGGATTATAGACGGACTTGTTTTTGAGGAAGATATTGTTTATGGATTAGGAACTCCACAAAGTAATAAGGTTTTTGAATCCTCGGATACAGATAAGGTTTACACAGTTGCGGATGTGAAGTTCGAACTTAGCAATAATTCAATTATACAAAGTCAGAATACAGAGTATATCTCTAGTGATGAGTCAATTCAGGATGCTAATCGTCAAATATTTTTAGGTACTTTTGGATATGATCAAAATGGTCTTTTTAACAGTGGTAAAATATCTTCAAAGTCAGCATGGGATTGGGAGAAAACCACTTATCAGCAAACTGGATTAGTTAAAGAATCAGAGGATATGTATGGATATCTTTCAAACAACGCCATTAGTATTGAGAATGCAGGCACAGAGATAGGATGGTTCACTGCACAAAGTTTAATTGGGAATCCAGGAGGATCAATTGAGCATTTGGTAGCCAATGTAAAAACTACTAATGGAGTTTATTCAGAAATTTCCACTCATAAGATGGAAGATTTTAATCAATACCGAGTATCAACATACTATGAAGACAATTGGTATTTGAATCCTATTTCCAAAAGCATAATTAATAATCCAACAATAGGTGCTGATTTAACATGGAATTTTGGAAGTAGTCGTTATCACCTTTTTAAAACAAGTAAAACATGGTCTGAGGCACAGACAGCAGCAGAATCATTAGGAGGAAAATTAGTTGAGGTAGAAACAAAAGCAGAAAATGATCAATTATTTAGCAAGGTCAGTGGACAAATTACGACAGCAGAGTTTGCCAATACGAGTGGATCTGATGGAGGTGGTGCTGCATATATTTGGTTAGGAGGTAGTGATGGAGATACAACATCTACTCAAACTTCAAGTGAATGGAATTGGAAGTGGTCTAATTCAAATGTTGAAATCAGTAAAAGTAGAGAAGAGTGGGGAACAGGTTGGGGTGGTACAGAGCCTGATGATAGTCAGGGGTTTCAACATCGATTGGCATTGGGATTAGAAGATTGGTCGCGTTCAAATCCAGGGAAATATGGTTCTGCTGGTCAGTGGAATGATGTTAGTGCTGATAACAAACTTTTCTATGTTGTTGAGGTCCCTACAACGAATAAGAGTTATGCCTTTAAATCTTCTGATTACACATTTTATGATTTAGGCGATGATCGCTATGGAATAAAAACAGCAACTGGTATTGATGAGTTAACAGGTGTTTCTAGTTTGAGTTTTGCTGATAAGGATTTGAGTGTTTTAGATGACCTGAAAGGTACCTTTGATCAAGTCACAGGGAAAGATGATGTAACTGGTAAAACATTTCGTCTCTACAATGCTGCTTTTGCTCGATTTCCTGATGCAAGTGGTCTTGAATATTGGATTCGTCAAAGGAGTTCTGGAGCTAATAGTGAAAGAGTTGTTGCTCAATCATTTTTGGGATCTGCAGAATTTATAGAGTTGTATGGCGAAGATGTTTCTCATGCGAACTATGTGAATAATCTCTATAAAAATGTCCTTGGTAGAGAAGCAGATACTGCTGGTTTAAACTACTGGGTCGGTAATCTTACGAATGGAATAGAAGAGAGGCATGAAGCACTTTTGGGATTCTCAGAATCTGCTGAAAACAAAGGTCTTTTCTCTGAAATGACTGGATTATATTAA
- a CDS encoding cupin domain-containing protein — translation MSISVTSPCPESTFDELGIKNWPIWTCDASSFDWTYDDKETCLLLEGEVTVTPNGGESVKFGAGDLVVFPAGIDCRWDVHKAVRKHYRFGD, via the coding sequence TTGTCTATATCAGTCACCTCTCCTTGTCCTGAGAGTACCTTTGATGAATTAGGAATTAAAAACTGGCCAATCTGGACGTGTGATGCCAGCTCTTTTGATTGGACATATGACGACAAGGAGACTTGCTTATTGCTTGAGGGTGAAGTCACAGTTACTCCTAATGGAGGAGAATCTGTGAAGTTTGGAGCAGGTGACTTAGTTGTCTTCCCCGCAGGAATAGACTGTAGATGGGATGTTCATAAGGCAGTCCGTAAGCATTATCGTTTTGGTGATTGA